A window of Taeniopygia guttata chromosome 25, bTaeGut7.mat, whole genome shotgun sequence genomic DNA:
AGAGGCCCCgcacaggggctgggcaggctcCGGCTCGGGGGGACTCtgctgcggggccgggctgccccAGGACTGCGGGACgagcccgggcagggccggggcttCTCCTGCGCCGTGTccgagcggggccggccggagCCTGCTGGACAGCggcccgggccgggcagggggtGCTGAGCAAAGAGCAGCCGAGACCTGTGAGCCTTGCAATGCGAGCCAGCTTTTATTGCCGTGCGGGGACAGGGGGGTTccgcggcggagcggggcccgggccgggggctccccgcggggcccggccgcGGGCAGAGCAGGAGCCGAGCTGGGGCCGTGCCGGGAGCGGGCAGCGATCGCTGCGGGGCTCCGAGCGCGGCAGGAaggcggcggggcgcggccggggCACGTCTGTCGGTCTGTCCTTCAGCCGGGCCTTGGCGAGCGGGGATGGGCCGGGGGCGCTCCTGGAGCTCTCCCGGCTctggggcagggctcgggcTGGGGCCTAGCAGGGCCCGCAGCCTCTGGAGCCGCCGCAGCTGCCCCCAAAACCTCCGAATCCGCCAAAACCTCCGAGTCCCCCAAAGCCCCCGGCGCCGCCGGAGCCCCCACGGCGTCCGAAGGCGCCCCCGAAGCCGCCTCCGACGTAGGGAGCTCCGGCCGAGCCCACGAGGCTCTGCTgcgggaaggagctgaggatgggccCGGGGAAGGTGACCACCGAGGCCGGGGGCTGGATGACCACCGTGGAGTCGGGGCACTGCCGCACGCAGGGCTCGTTGGTGGCGCCAGCCAGAGGGGCCGGGGTGGCCACGCCGCAGCTGGGGATACCGCAGGACATCCTGGAGACTGGAAAAGGCTTCTGGAAAACACCCAGGAAAGGGGCAAAGGTGTGAGGGAGAGCTGTTCTGAGAGAGAGCCCCAAGAGCCTTTGGAGAGCTGCACTTACCCGGGTGATGAGAGGAGTCAAGTGCAGGAGTGTGGATGGAGCTGTGCAAGGAGCTCAGGCCTTTTATACACCCCAGAGAGCCTGGGGCTTCAGGAAAGGGGGTGCGGGCAGACCCCCCCTCCAGTAATTACCAATTCATGCTGAGAAACTTCATAAATTGAGGGGACGCGGACAAATTCTGTCATCCCCCCATTGTGGACATTGGTGTGAACATGAGTGGACAAGAGAGAAGCGCTTGCAGGGACGGCCGTGGCCCATCATTACGTGACGGGCacggtgctgctggagctcagcccacAGCCCCAATAAACCCTGCTTCTGTCCCTAATCCCTCACCTTGCTGACAAAGCATCCCAAGCCTCCTTTGGGACAcggctgtgcccagcccttccagcctgagccccggcccggccgtgcCCGTGAGCCAGCCGTGCCCACCTGGCCTGTCCtgggccagggccagggccagcctggctctgggggTCTCGGCCAacagtccctgggcagccctcGGGGCCAGCTGGGCAATCAGAGGTGGGCTGGGCCCAAGCTGGAGGGTCTGAGATGTTCTTGGTCCTCTCTTTTCCTTGGTCCTCTCTGTTGGCCTCCCCTTAGTCGTTTATCCAACTCCTGCTCCCACCCATGTCACGCCCACATCCGTACTGAGATGGATCTTTGGTGAAGCTTCATCTTGCACGGGATCTCCTCCCTTTTCGCAGCACCATCAGGAGAATCGGGGGTTTAACAAATCCCCCAGTGGCACTGAAAACTCTCCTTTGTGATTGTCCCTCCCAGAaccctctgtgcccagccctgtgcccagccctgtgcccagccctgtgccgGGTGGGGTGACCCtcctggggcaggagacgggGGCTGCTGTCCCCCTGTGCTCCCCCCAGCCTGCCCCACTCTGGGACTCTGCTCCTGCCACGTTTGGCGTTTGGGATGTGCCCCGAGTGGGTGGGATGGCTTCTCCCTCCCGGCGTCCCTATTTAGCAGCCCGTAAAAAGGAATTAATGACAGATGtactggctgtgcccagcatttcaaagcattcatGAGTGATTCTCAAAACTCCTGTGAATGAGCAAAGCGGGGGATTAGTGACAAACCAAGGTTTATTGGGACTGTGAGCTCGGCTTCAGCAACAAACACAGTGATTGGTCATGGTCTGTCCTTTCAGGGCCTGGTGGCTCTCCAGGGCACTTTTACTTGTTCCTAGGGCCAATTAGGATGGATGTAATTACCCCACGATTCAGTTTGTGTCATGAGGTTTGTCCGCTTGATTCCATGGTGCGCTGGGGCTCCAGTCATCACCCCTGGACGGTGCCCCAGGCACTTCGGGGTGTATAAAAGGTCCGAGGGCTCCATCCAGCTCCATCCAGCTCTCCCCACTTGACTCTGCTCATTGATCGCTGTGGTGAGTCCGAGCCTTCCCTGCGTCCTCCCTTGCTCCTCTCGCCTTGCCCAGGGAGCCTTTGCCGAGCATTTCCCGAGGGGTCTCTGTGCCCGCGCTGCCgcggctgtgccagggcaggctTGGGGGGCTCGGGGTTCCACCCGCGGGCTCCAGGCCTCGGGAGCCTGGCGCTTGGCTGAGGGAGTTTTCCTTCATTGCCACGGGCAGGCAGGAGCCGGGGGTGGTGAGGGCAGCCGGGCATTGCAGGAGCCGTGCCAGCCGTGCCAGGGCTTCGCTGGGCAGGCCTGGGGTGATCCCGAGCGAGTCCCGGGCCACGGGGTGCGGGTGGGCGAGAGCAGCGGGGCTTTGGGAGAGTCCTTGGTGTGAGCCGTGGCTGTGCCTTgtcttgcagctctgccagccgAACCAAAGGatgtcctgctccagcctgtgcGTCCCCAGCTGCGGGGTGGCCACCCCGGCCCCTCTGGCTGACAGCTGCAACGAGCCCTGCGTGCGGCAGTGCCCCGACTCCACGGTGGTCATCCAGCCCCCGGCCTCGGTGGTCACCTTCCCCGggcccatcctcagctccttcccgcAGCAGAGCCTCGTGGGCTCGGCCGGAGCTCCCTACGTCGGAGGCGGCTTCGGCGGCGCCTTTGGGAGCCGTGGGGGCTCCGGGGCCCTTGGAGGCTacggaggttttgggggttacGGCGGCTTTGGGGGTTTCGGGGGCTCTGGGATCTGTGGCCGCGGTTCCAGGTCCCTGGGGGGCTCCTGTGGGCCCTGCTAAAGCCCGAATCCCGGCGGAGTTCAGCGCTGCCCCTGCCCGCgggctcctccagctgcccccgCTGCCTTgtgccgccggggccgggccggagcTGCAGCCGCTGCTCGGGGCCGGTCCggcagccccgggagccgccgggtCCCCGGCACTGCCCGCTGCCCCTGCGGAGCCTCGGCCGGCGCCTTCGGGGCTCCCCGCGCTGCCTCCAAAAGCTGCCCcctctctgccagccctgccagccgTGCCGAGCCCGGGCTgaggctctgccctgctctgcccagctccgAGCCCCCAACtcgccctgggcaggggcagcctctgcgctgcagccctgggctgggcctcGCTGCTGCCTTGGGATTTTCGTGTTTCCAACGCCTTGCTGCTGGTTTGTCTCTCGCTGACACCGCCTGTGGCTTTTTTCATCCACAATAAAGAATCCGCATTGCACGAACGATTTATTTTGGTATGGATttcttcatcctggctgtaaaTGAGTCTCCAACTGAGCGATGGTGTGGAATGTCCCATCGtggaatcacaggatggtttgggttgggagggaccttagaACTCATCCTCTTCCACCCCGTGCAGTGGGctgggacactttccactgtcccagggtgctccaagccttTTCTAACCTGGCCTAGGACACTGCCAGAGATGGAGCAGCCCCaatttctctgggaaatccGTCCCAGGGGCTCTCCATCCTTGCCGGGGACAATTCCTGTCCCGTGTTCCACCTAAACCCCTCTGCAGGGGTCTGatcccattcccccttgtcctggcaccCCATCCCTTGGGAATTGTCTCTCCCCGTGGTCGTCGAAGCCCCTTCAGGTCCTGCAAGGTGACAGTtgggtcaccccaaagcttctcgagggtgaacattcccagctctcccatcagagctcctccatccctcggatccatcctggagcctcctccgggctctcctctctccctgaaGGTGTTttccaaacactcctggagctctggcagccctggggccgtgcccattccctggagagcctgggcagtgcccatcACCCTCTGGGGGAAATTTTCCCTGATCTCCCACCCAAACCACccctttttatatttatttttttaaatgtggtaaaggaaaacagaaaatgtatttcGGTAGAGAAAATTTATTTGGAAAGAGAAGCTTTCCTACAACTGTGGAACAAAACTGTACAGGAAACAAAGAGCATCGTTCTAGGGGTTCAGCGAGGCTCTGGCAAATCACCAGCATCCAAGTGATGCCGCCTGTAAAAACGGGGAATTTCCCTTTTTGGCAGCGTTGCCCGTGCAATTCCGAGCATTTCAAGTCACCTCTCTAAGCTCAGTGCCAGTAAAAAATCCGGGATAAGCCAAAGCACGGCGGAAGCAGACGACTGCGCTGCAAAGCTGCGGGAGAACAGCTCTaaactaagggaaaaaaaccgaGGAATTGCAACACGAGCCCGCCTGTCCCGGGGCTGAGCTCCCGCGTCTCTCGGGAAGAGccggagcagccccggggccgccgccgcagcTGCCCCGCCAACGGCAGCTCGGATTTCACCCGGGATTTCCCCTGCTGCCCGTCCCGGGGCTCAGCACGCCCAGCGCTTCCCGGAGCGGTAGGAATTGCAGGGGTGAGTCCATTGCGAGGAGTAGCTGTAGGAATATTTGGGGGCGCAGCGCGGCTCGGCACGGGCCAGCACCGGCGCCGCCGCTTTGTCCCCCGCCGCCTCCAGCCGGGCCGTGACCTCggcgggcagcgcggccgcggccggggGCTCGCCCAGGGCCACCTCCGAGGGCTCCGAGGCTCCCACCACGGTTTGCTGCGGGTACGTGGTGAGGATGGGCCCCGGGAAGGTGACCACCACGGGCGGGGGGTAGATGATGACCCGCGAGTCGCCGCAGGTCACCACGCAGGGCTCGTTGGTGCTGCTGGCCAGCGGCTGCGGACACTTGGGCTCGCAGGGAGGGGGACAGGCCAGCTGGGTGGAAGCCATCGCCCGGCGGTGCTGGGGGAGAGCCTGCggggtgaaaaaaaaaccaaacaaagctCCAAAAGCGAAACGAACGGCTTCTGGCGGCTCTTGGCTGTTTGGAGTTTGGGTCTAAAAGATCATCAGTGGAGATTGGGATAGAGACAGAAATGGAGCGCTGGTTTATTGGCATTTGGGTCTAAAAGATCATCAGAGGAAATTTGGATAGAGACAAACCTGAGCGCTGTTTTTTTTGACATTTGGGTCTAAGAGATCATCAGTGGAAATTGGGATAGAGACAAAACTGGAGCTCTTGTTTATTGACATTTGTCTCTAGGGGTCGTTAGAGATAATCGAGTTCAAGACACGAGCCGAGCGCTGGTTTATTGGCATTTGGCTCTAAGTGGTTTTAGATATCTCTAAAAGGATCCTGAGCTCCTAAACTCGGGAAAAGACAAGAGCTGAGCACTCGGTTATTGACATTCTAAGAGATAACTCGGGTAAGAACAAGAGCTGATCGCGTGTTTGCTGACCTTTGGCTCTAAGACCTTGTCAGAAATAATTGAGATAAAACCCAGAATTTCTCTCTTGGCTATTGACATTTCGTTTTAAGATCTTGTTAGGGATAACCGAGATAAAAGCCAGAATTGATCTCTCCCCTATTGACATTTGTCTTTAAGAGATCCTGGGAGGTAATTTAGATATAGTTTTATGTCCCACCTTTAACTTCCCCGCCCCGATTTCTTCTGAATTCCtgttaaattttccttttctcctcttccccGGCAGCAGAActcctcctctttccttccGTGCCACCTCCaagccccggccctgccccaaCCCTCCCGGCCCTTTGGAGGAATTCCCGAGGACGCGCTCGAACTGGTTCCCACAGCGCCTCTGTTCCTCCCACAcgggggaaaaaacaaaaaccaaaaaacaaaaaaacccccggATTTTCCACGTATTTCAGCGTGGAATAATCAACTTAGCACCATGCttaatttttgtattattttcctTGCAGATTCCTGTTGTTTTCAGGCAGGAAAATATTCTGCTAAAACACAAGGGGGAAAAAGCAAAAGGCTGAGAATAAGTGGGAGTGTTAAGTGCTCGTTTAATTAATGAAAcgtataattaaaatatttatataatataatatatatattaaattatttctgtagtgATATAGTCaagccaaataaaaaaaattacattttcaccTAGGGGAAATTAATTCagtaatatttatttcttcaggTTAAATTCTCACATAAAATTTATCTTTTtgataattaaaaaacccaTGCAGGGCATTTTCCTCCAAATTCCCTCAAGTTAGAACGCAGCACTGACCTAGAGAAATGCTGAATTTAATCTCTGTGAAAGCGCTTTAGGATTGTAAATCAGTTTTAAGAGTTAGAAATGAAAGTTATTGGCACAGTTACGTTAATAGTCCATAATAATCGCTTGGTGTAGTGGCTCCAATTAAATTAAGGATGAGCTGatccaagcagcagcagagctgcaccgAGCTCACTTCCAAGCCGCATTTTCCATAGTGTTCCATTAATCCCACCGCCCTGGTCGTGCCTCACAACGCAAGGCGATGTTAAATCCATTCCTGAAACTTTcccaaatatttctgtagaaTCAAGAGACTGAAATCCCTCATTCTCCCGTAAATTCCAAACCCCGGCAAAGCCCCGCTTTGATTTTCGCACCCTTCGCCCAGCACGGAAAGCACCACAGGACAGCGCTCCTGAATCCCTCAGAACCAGAACTCCTTCAGCCCCGATTTTGAGGAGAAATCCACGCAAGAGCAGAGGGAAACTGGAGGGGTTTAGAGCCCAAACTTACTCAGAGAGGCGGAGAGGAGGAGTCGGGAGAGGCAGTGAGGAGATGCGCGCTGCAGAGGGGTTTTATATCCTGCCCCATGGCCGGGGGCGGCTGAGCCAGCCTTTGCTAAAGCGCTTTAATGACTCGGGAGCGCAGCCCGGTGCTCGGATCGCTCCTGGAGCCGCAGGAATTGTTTTGCTCGCTGTTTATGATTATCTAAAAACCGCGTTGGGCAATAACCCCAAAAACGCAGGTGGCAACCCGCCAGGTCTTTTCATCTCGgaatttcctgcttttcctctcccgGTTTCATTAAGGGGTGAAAATGCAGCGAGAATTAATGAGGTTTTTTTAGCTTATCTTGGCTAAAAGCTGGAGTGCGCGGGGAATCTTGGAGTGCCAGGGTGATTTTCCTTATGGAAGCAAAACCTAACACAGGGAATCGTATCCGTGCCTCGTTTATCAAACCAGGGATTCTTTCCCATAATGTTGGTGGGATTTACAGATATGCTCCGAAATCAGGGGAAGGATCTGGCGCAAATCTGAAGAGCAAAGCTCGGGGTTATCTTTGGAATAAAAACGAAGCCGTTCATGAATTATGCCAACCGGGGAAGTTTAAAATGAGGCGTTAGATGGAACACTTTCCATAATTTATTCTTTGTGAGCTCACAGCAGCCCGGATCCTCTAGGATGTCATTACCGTGATTACCACGAACTGATTTCCCTGGATGACAAACTCGCAGAGGTTTTGAGATCCTCTTTGAAATCTCATTTTCTGATGTCTCCGGAATATTCCCGATAAGCTCCAAAGCCCTGCGGGATCTCTGGAGCTGCCTcataaaat
This region includes:
- the LOC100218308 gene encoding claw keratin-like, with protein sequence MSCSSLCVPSCGVATPAPLADSCNEPCVRQCPDSTVVIQPPASVVTFPGPILSSFPQQSLVGSAGAPYVGGGFGGAFGSRGGSGALGGYGGFGGYGGFGGFGGSGICGRGSRSLGGSCGPC